The following coding sequences are from one Sulfitobacter sp. HNIBRBA3233 window:
- a CDS encoding carnitinyl-CoA dehydratase, translating to MNPIKTHRDGAILEVTLDRPKANAIDLQTSRLMGEVFRDFRDDPDLRVAIITGGGDKFFCPGWDLKAATEGDAVDGDYGVGGFGGLQELRGMNKPVIAAVNGICCGGGLELALSADMILAADHAQFALPEIRSGTVADAASVKLPKRIPYHIAMELLLTGRWFDAAEGKGWGLLNEVLPADQLMDRARELARLLASGPPLVYAAIKEIVRDAEDAKFQDAMNRITKRQLPTVDTLYASEDQKEGALAFTEKRDPVWKGR from the coding sequence ATGAACCCGATCAAGACACACCGTGATGGTGCCATTCTCGAAGTCACGCTGGACCGACCGAAGGCGAACGCCATCGATCTGCAGACCTCGCGCCTCATGGGCGAGGTTTTCCGCGACTTCCGCGACGATCCGGACCTGCGCGTCGCGATCATTACCGGCGGCGGGGATAAATTCTTCTGTCCGGGCTGGGATCTGAAGGCCGCGACCGAAGGCGATGCCGTGGACGGGGATTACGGGGTCGGCGGGTTCGGAGGGCTGCAGGAACTGCGCGGTATGAACAAGCCGGTGATTGCCGCCGTGAACGGCATTTGCTGCGGCGGCGGTCTGGAACTGGCGCTGAGCGCCGACATGATCCTTGCCGCCGATCATGCCCAGTTTGCACTGCCCGAAATCCGCTCGGGCACGGTGGCCGACGCGGCCAGTGTGAAGCTGCCCAAACGCATCCCCTACCACATCGCGATGGAGCTTCTGCTCACCGGCAGGTGGTTCGATGCGGCAGAAGGCAAGGGATGGGGCCTTTTGAACGAGGTCCTGCCAGCCGATCAGTTGATGGACCGCGCGCGGGAGCTGGCGCGTCTGCTCGCGTCGGGGCCGCCGCTTGTCTATGCGGCGATAAAGGAAATCGTCCGCGATGCGGAGGACGCGAAATTCCAGGACGCGATGAACCGGATCACAAAGCGGCAACTGCCGACGGTAGATACGCTTTATGCCTCCGAGGACCAGAAGGAAGGCGCACTGGCCTTCACCGAAAAACGCGATCCCGTGTGGAAAGGTCGTTGA
- a CDS encoding acetate--CoA ligase family protein, producing MARDLSRLFRPASVAVIGGGAWCSEIIRQTRLMGFAGRIDVVHPKMPVVEGVQAVAAVEDLDTPPDAAFVGVNRFATVDVVARLSRIGAGGAVCFASGFSEALAEDASGSDLQARLVEAAGAMPVLGPNCYGFINALDGALLWPDQHGCKPVSRGVAILTQSSNIAINLTMQRRGLPIAYVVACGNMAQTGQAEIATALLDDPRVTVIALHIEGFGDIAAWHALATKAAERGVPLVAVKVGRSDQARRAAVSHTASLAGQDAGAEALLKRLGIARVADLPTLLETAKLLHMVGPLSSPELSSISCSGGEASLAADAAVGRAVTFPALTDVQAGALRAALGPMVALGNPLDYHTYVWRNAAAMTEAWLPMAAPHIGLTLIIVDYPHTDPRDWTCATEAALAVAARSGRPVAMAATLPELMPPDVADRLIAGGVVPMQGLSETMAAAEAAASWRRPEEALPLPAGPDRTPVLLDEATAKSALAACGISIPKGSVAPEAAGLARVAGTLRPPLALKRLGLAHKSEAGAVRLGLEPADLLGAASAMGDGPYLVEEMVGGTVAELLVGVVRDPAHGFLLTVGAGGTRTELWQDTQTLLIPADRRAVEAALRRLRIWPLIEGYRGAPGADLAAICDTVMAVQSYVTAHASRVEEIEINPLMCTPMGAVAVDALIKQDTGDPL from the coding sequence GTGGCGCGTGATCTGTCGCGTCTGTTCCGCCCCGCGTCTGTCGCGGTCATCGGTGGTGGCGCATGGTGTTCCGAGATCATCAGGCAGACCCGCCTGATGGGATTTGCGGGGCGCATCGACGTGGTGCACCCCAAGATGCCGGTCGTCGAAGGGGTGCAGGCTGTTGCCGCGGTCGAGGATCTGGATACGCCGCCCGATGCGGCCTTTGTCGGGGTCAACAGGTTCGCGACCGTCGATGTCGTGGCGCGGCTGTCGCGGATCGGGGCTGGCGGTGCGGTCTGCTTTGCTTCCGGTTTCTCCGAGGCGCTGGCCGAGGATGCGTCGGGATCGGATCTGCAGGCGCGTCTGGTCGAAGCGGCCGGTGCAATGCCGGTGCTGGGCCCGAACTGCTACGGCTTCATCAATGCGCTGGACGGCGCACTGCTCTGGCCCGACCAGCACGGATGCAAGCCCGTTTCGCGGGGTGTGGCGATCCTGACGCAATCGTCGAACATCGCGATCAACCTGACCATGCAGCGGCGCGGTCTGCCTATCGCCTATGTGGTGGCCTGCGGAAACATGGCGCAGACCGGTCAGGCCGAGATTGCGACCGCGCTGCTGGACGATCCGCGCGTGACCGTCATCGCCCTGCATATCGAAGGCTTCGGCGATATCGCTGCATGGCATGCGCTGGCAACCAAGGCGGCGGAGCGCGGGGTGCCGCTGGTCGCGGTGAAGGTCGGACGCTCGGATCAGGCCCGCCGTGCGGCTGTATCGCATACGGCGTCTCTTGCGGGGCAGGATGCAGGGGCCGAGGCCTTGCTCAAACGGCTCGGGATTGCGCGCGTGGCGGATTTGCCAACCCTGCTCGAAACCGCGAAACTGCTGCACATGGTCGGCCCGCTTTCCTCACCGGAGCTGTCGTCGATCAGCTGTTCCGGCGGAGAAGCCAGCCTTGCCGCGGATGCAGCCGTTGGTCGGGCGGTGACGTTTCCGGCGCTGACCGATGTGCAGGCAGGCGCCCTGCGCGCGGCGCTGGGCCCGATGGTCGCGCTGGGCAATCCGCTGGATTATCATACCTACGTCTGGCGCAATGCGGCGGCGATGACGGAGGCATGGCTGCCGATGGCCGCTCCCCATATCGGATTGACGCTGATCATCGTCGACTACCCCCATACCGATCCTCGCGACTGGACCTGCGCCACAGAGGCCGCGCTGGCGGTCGCCGCGCGCAGTGGCCGTCCGGTGGCGATGGCGGCAACGCTGCCGGAACTGATGCCGCCCGATGTGGCCGACCGGTTGATCGCGGGCGGGGTCGTACCGATGCAGGGCCTGAGCGAGACGATGGCGGCCGCCGAGGCCGCCGCGTCGTGGCGCAGGCCCGAAGAGGCCCTACCGCTTCCCGCGGGACCGGACCGCACACCGGTGCTGCTGGATGAGGCGACGGCCAAATCGGCACTCGCTGCCTGCGGTATCTCGATCCCGAAGGGCAGCGTCGCACCGGAGGCCGCAGGCCTGGCCCGGGTGGCGGGCACCCTTCGGCCTCCCTTGGCGCTCAAACGCCTCGGCCTTGCGCATAAGTCCGAGGCGGGCGCGGTCCGTCTCGGGCTTGAGCCTGCCGATTTGCTGGGCGCGGCCAGCGCCATGGGGGACGGCCCCTACCTGGTGGAAGAAATGGTGGGGGGGACCGTCGCCGAATTGCTTGTCGGGGTGGTCCGCGATCCTGCGCACGGGTTCTTGCTGACCGTTGGTGCGGGCGGGACGCGGACGGAACTGTGGCAGGACACACAGACCCTCCTGATCCCCGCCGACCGCCGCGCGGTCGAGGCGGCGCTGCGGCGGCTCAGAATTTGGCCCCTGATCGAAGGGTATCGCGGGGCGCCGGGTGCAGATCTGGCTGCGATCTGCGATACCGTCATGGCCGTGCAATCCTATGTGACCGCGCATGCCTCCCGCGTCGAAGAGATAGAGATCAATCCGCTGATGTGCACCCCCATGGGGGCGGTGGCCGTCGACGCCTTGATAAAACAGGATACAGGAGACCCGTTATGA
- a CDS encoding acyl-CoA dehydrogenase family protein, with amino-acid sequence MTNYGLTEEHGMIADTVRTFVEKEIYPHEALVERTGEVPQEIADEIKRKTIELGFYACNFPESVGCAGLSHLEFALVERELGRGSMALNHFFGRPQNILMACEGEQIDRYLMPAVRGDRMDALAMTEPGAGSDVRGMKCAAVRDGGDWIVNGTKHFISGADHADFVIVFIATGEDQTPKGPKKRITAFLVDRGTPGFTIRDGYKSVSHRGYKNMILEFDDCRLPDAQVLGEVDGGFEVMNTWLYATRITVATMSVGRARRVFDYALGYAAERRQFGQQIGKFQGVSFQIADMITEIDAADLLTLAAADRLDKGLPANREIASAKLYASEMLARVTDAAIQIHGGMGLMDDYPLERFWRDARVERIWDGTSEIQRHIISRDLLRALGA; translated from the coding sequence ATGACAAACTACGGATTGACCGAAGAACACGGCATGATTGCCGACACCGTACGCACATTCGTCGAAAAAGAAATCTATCCCCATGAAGCGCTGGTCGAACGTACCGGTGAGGTCCCGCAGGAGATCGCCGACGAGATCAAGCGCAAGACCATCGAGTTGGGCTTTTACGCCTGCAATTTTCCCGAAAGCGTCGGCTGCGCGGGGCTGAGCCATCTGGAATTCGCACTGGTCGAACGGGAACTGGGGCGCGGGTCCATGGCGCTTAACCATTTCTTCGGGCGGCCCCAGAACATCCTGATGGCCTGCGAAGGCGAGCAGATAGACCGATATCTGATGCCCGCGGTGCGCGGCGACCGCATGGACGCGCTGGCGATGACCGAACCCGGTGCCGGATCGGATGTGCGCGGCATGAAATGCGCTGCCGTCCGTGATGGCGGCGACTGGATCGTCAACGGGACCAAGCACTTCATTTCCGGCGCCGACCACGCGGATTTCGTGATCGTGTTCATCGCCACCGGCGAGGACCAGACACCGAAAGGGCCGAAGAAAAGGATCACCGCCTTTCTCGTAGATCGCGGCACGCCAGGATTCACCATCCGTGACGGGTATAAATCGGTCAGCCACCGTGGCTACAAGAACATGATCCTCGAATTTGACGATTGCCGCCTGCCGGATGCGCAGGTTCTGGGCGAGGTCGATGGCGGTTTCGAGGTGATGAACACGTGGCTCTACGCCACGCGGATCACGGTTGCCACCATGAGCGTCGGCCGCGCGCGCCGCGTCTTCGACTACGCGCTCGGCTACGCCGCCGAGCGGCGCCAGTTCGGCCAGCAGATCGGAAAATTTCAGGGCGTGTCCTTCCAGATCGCCGATATGATCACCGAAATCGATGCGGCAGACCTGCTGACGCTTGCCGCGGCGGACCGTTTGGACAAGGGGCTGCCCGCGAACCGCGAAATCGCGTCGGCCAAGCTTTATGCGTCGGAGATGCTCGCGCGGGTTACGGATGCTGCGATCCAGATTCACGGTGGCATGGGGCTGATGGACGACTATCCGCTGGAACGGTTCTGGCGCGATGCGCGGGTCGAGCGGATCTGGGACGGCACAAGCGAGATCCAGCGACATATCATCAGCCGCGATCTTCTCCGGGCGCTGGGCGCGTGA
- a CDS encoding class II aldolase and adducin N-terminal domain-containing protein, translated as MSVTKLKANMDHWQERVDLAAAFRWTARLDMHEGVANHFSLAVNDDGTQFLMNPNQVHFSRIKASDLLLIDANDPDTLKGPNAPDPTAWGLHGGVHRACGHARCVMHVHSIFATVLASLQDSRLPPIDQNCCTFFDRVVIDEEYGGLAFEDEGARCAALLTDPKQKVMVMGSHGVMVIGDTVAETFNRLYYFERAAETYIRALQTGLPLRRIPDDIAEKTARELEEYPEQDARHLAELKAILDTEGSDYAA; from the coding sequence ATGAGCGTGACAAAGTTGAAAGCGAATATGGACCACTGGCAGGAGCGGGTGGATTTGGCAGCGGCATTCCGCTGGACCGCCCGCCTCGATATGCACGAGGGGGTCGCGAACCATTTCAGTCTGGCGGTGAACGACGACGGGACGCAGTTCCTGATGAACCCCAATCAGGTGCATTTCAGCCGGATCAAGGCATCGGACCTGTTGCTGATAGATGCGAATGATCCCGACACGCTGAAAGGGCCGAACGCTCCGGACCCGACAGCATGGGGTCTGCATGGCGGCGTGCATCGTGCCTGCGGCCACGCGCGCTGCGTGATGCATGTCCATTCGATCTTTGCGACCGTACTGGCAAGCCTGCAGGACAGCCGGCTGCCGCCGATCGACCAGAACTGCTGCACTTTCTTCGACCGCGTGGTGATCGACGAGGAATACGGCGGCCTTGCCTTCGAGGACGAGGGCGCGCGCTGCGCGGCCCTGCTGACCGATCCCAAGCAGAAGGTGATGGTCATGGGGTCCCACGGGGTCATGGTGATCGGCGATACCGTCGCCGAGACGTTCAACCGTCTCTATTATTTCGAACGCGCGGCCGAGACCTATATCCGGGCGCTGCAAACCGGTCTGCCCCTGCGCCGTATCCCCGATGATATCGCAGAGAAAACAGCGCGGGAACTGGAAGAATATCCCGAACAGGACGCACGCCATCTGGCCGAGCTTAAGGCGATTCTCGACACCGAAGGATCGGATTATGCGGCCTGA
- a CDS encoding VOC family protein yields MDYDTVGAQAFGARLRGIGLNLLVRDVLAQVAFLERVFDMRGHQATQDFAIVAYGDQVFQIHSDGTYHSNPLLTLLPETPPRGAGIEIRLYESDPEAACARAEDAGGTILQPPADKPHGLREAYILCRNGYAWVPSRPL; encoded by the coding sequence ATGGACTACGATACCGTAGGGGCACAGGCCTTCGGCGCCAGATTGCGGGGCATCGGGCTCAATCTGCTGGTGCGCGATGTGCTGGCGCAGGTCGCCTTCCTCGAGCGCGTGTTTGACATGCGCGGTCATCAGGCGACGCAGGATTTCGCCATCGTGGCCTACGGCGATCAGGTATTCCAGATCCACAGCGACGGCACCTATCATTCGAACCCCCTCCTGACGCTGCTGCCCGAGACCCCGCCGCGCGGCGCAGGCATCGAGATCAGGTTATACGAAAGCGATCCTGAAGCGGCCTGTGCGCGTGCCGAGGATGCGGGTGGAACGATCCTGCAACCGCCTGCGGATAAACCGCATGGCCTGCGCGAGGCCTATATATTGTGCCGGAACGGATACGCGTGGGTGCCGAGCCGCCCATTGTGA
- the ade gene encoding adenine deaminase produces the protein MTQETFPSWPDVAADLVNVAAGRSPADTIITGGIWVNVHTRETLPDHDIAIARGRIAFVGPSADHCRGADTEVIEAAGRYMIPGLLDGHMHIESGMLTPAEFARAVIPHGTTTMFTDPHEIANVLGLAGVRMMHDEALMQPNNIFTQMPSCAPSAPGMETTGYEITAEDVAEAMGWPGIIGLGEMMNFPGVSNADTQMLAEIAATQVAGKTVGGHYASPDLGPAFAAYVAGGPADDHEGTCEADAIARMRQGMRSMIRLGSAWYDVESQITAITEKGLDPRNMILCTDDCHSGTLVNDGHMNRVVRHAIDCGCDPLVALQMATINTATHFGLERELGSITPGRRADVILTSDLKTLPIETVIARGQIVAQDGTCLVDCPHYDWPASARQTVNMARDLSADDFAIAAPEGANAVKANVIGIVENQAPTKALQFELAVTEGRVQPSGEVAQIALVERHRATGGVVNAFVSGFGYEGRMAMASTVAHDSHHMIVVGTDSEQMALAANHLRALGGGITIFRDGAELATIDLPIAGLMSDSPAAEVAAKTDQMMSAMRACGCTLNNAYMQHSLLALVVIPELRISDLGLVDVRTFNFIPVLEPNE, from the coding sequence ATGACGCAAGAAACTTTCCCCTCCTGGCCCGATGTAGCTGCCGATCTGGTGAATGTGGCCGCCGGGCGCAGCCCCGCCGATACGATCATTACGGGCGGCATCTGGGTCAATGTGCATACCCGCGAAACCCTGCCCGACCACGACATCGCTATCGCCCGGGGGCGCATCGCCTTTGTCGGGCCCTCCGCCGATCACTGCCGCGGTGCGGACACCGAGGTCATCGAGGCCGCTGGCCGCTATATGATCCCCGGCCTTCTGGACGGGCACATGCACATCGAAAGCGGCATGCTGACACCGGCGGAGTTCGCCCGCGCTGTGATCCCCCACGGCACAACGACCATGTTCACCGACCCGCACGAAATCGCAAATGTGCTGGGCCTTGCCGGTGTGCGCATGATGCACGACGAAGCGTTGATGCAGCCGAACAATATCTTCACCCAGATGCCCTCCTGCGCGCCCTCCGCGCCGGGGATGGAGACAACAGGGTATGAGATCACGGCAGAGGATGTTGCCGAGGCGATGGGCTGGCCCGGCATCATCGGTCTGGGCGAGATGATGAACTTTCCCGGTGTATCCAACGCCGACACGCAGATGCTGGCGGAAATCGCGGCGACGCAGGTCGCGGGCAAGACTGTCGGCGGACACTATGCCTCGCCCGATCTGGGGCCGGCCTTCGCTGCCTATGTGGCGGGCGGGCCGGCGGACGACCACGAAGGCACCTGCGAAGCGGATGCCATCGCGCGGATGCGCCAGGGGATGCGGTCGATGATCCGGCTGGGATCAGCGTGGTACGATGTCGAAAGCCAGATCACCGCGATCACGGAAAAGGGGCTGGACCCGCGCAACATGATTCTGTGCACGGATGACTGCCACTCGGGGACCTTGGTGAACGACGGGCATATGAACCGCGTGGTCCGCCATGCCATCGACTGCGGCTGTGATCCGTTGGTTGCCCTGCAGATGGCGACGATCAACACCGCCACCCATTTCGGGCTGGAACGCGAGCTGGGTTCGATCACCCCGGGACGGCGCGCCGATGTGATCCTGACCTCCGACCTGAAAACCCTGCCGATTGAAACGGTGATCGCGCGCGGGCAGATCGTGGCGCAGGACGGCACCTGCCTTGTCGATTGCCCGCACTACGACTGGCCCGCCTCCGCGCGCCAGACGGTCAACATGGCGCGCGACCTGTCGGCGGATGATTTCGCCATCGCCGCCCCAGAGGGCGCCAACGCCGTAAAGGCGAACGTCATCGGGATTGTCGAAAATCAGGCCCCTACCAAGGCCCTGCAATTCGAGCTTGCGGTGACCGAAGGTCGGGTGCAGCCCTCCGGCGAAGTCGCCCAGATCGCACTCGTGGAGCGTCACCGCGCCACCGGCGGTGTGGTCAACGCCTTCGTCTCGGGCTTTGGCTACGAGGGCCGGATGGCCATGGCCTCCACCGTGGCGCATGACAGCCACCACATGATCGTGGTCGGCACCGACAGCGAGCAAATGGCGCTGGCCGCCAATCATCTGCGCGCATTGGGCGGCGGCATCACGATCTTCCGCGACGGTGCGGAACTTGCCACCATCGACCTGCCCATTGCGGGCCTGATGTCCGACAGCCCCGCCGCCGAGGTCGCCGCGAAGACCGACCAGATGATGTCCGCGATGCGGGCATGCGGATGCACGCTCAACAACGCCTATATGCAGCACTCCCTGCTCGCCCTTGTGGTGATCCCCGAGCTGCGCATCTCTGATCTGGGGCTCGTAGACGTGCGCACCTTCAACTTCATTCCAGTTCTGGAACCCAACGAATGA
- a CDS encoding AMP nucleosidase — translation MTQILSPNAPKPEEFSDATAAVDRLTALYDEAVGFLRKHFQAAMDGGPPQTRIRAFYPEVRFTTSTFAHVDTRLSFGHVSSPGTYSATITRPDLFRNYLIQQIGLLIENHAQPVSIGPSDTPIPIHFAVATNEGVSVPQEGAADFTLRDVFDVPDLSTTNDDIVNGTYQPLDGTQPLAPFTAQRVDYSLARLAHYTATDPDHFQCHVLFTNYQFYVTEFEEYARAMLRDPDSGYTAFVSTGDEEITDGDAPLNPSPKTPQMPTYHLKRANGSGITLVNIGVGPSNAKTATDHIAVLRPHAWLMVGHCAGLRNSQALGDFVLAHAYLREDHVLDDDLPVWVPIPALAEIQIALENAVAQVTRLEGYELKRVMRTGTVATIDNRNWELRDQSGPVQRLSQSRAVALDMESATIAANGYRFRVPYGTLLCVSDKPLHGELKLPGMASDFYKTQVSRHLMIGIRAMEQLRDMPLERIHSRKLRSFEETAFL, via the coding sequence ATGACCCAAATCCTGTCCCCGAACGCGCCCAAACCGGAAGAGTTCAGCGACGCGACAGCAGCCGTTGACCGGCTGACCGCTCTTTACGACGAAGCGGTCGGTTTCTTGCGCAAACATTTCCAGGCAGCGATGGATGGCGGCCCCCCGCAGACCCGGATCCGGGCCTTCTATCCCGAGGTGCGTTTCACCACCTCGACCTTTGCGCATGTGGATACGCGGCTCAGCTTCGGGCATGTGTCCAGCCCCGGCACTTATTCCGCAACGATCACGCGGCCCGATCTATTCCGCAACTACCTGATCCAGCAGATCGGCCTGTTGATCGAGAACCACGCCCAACCGGTCAGCATCGGCCCGTCCGACACGCCCATCCCGATCCATTTCGCAGTCGCGACAAACGAAGGGGTCAGCGTCCCGCAGGAAGGGGCCGCCGATTTCACCCTGCGCGATGTGTTCGATGTACCCGACCTGTCGACCACCAACGACGATATCGTGAACGGCACCTATCAGCCGCTCGACGGCACCCAGCCGCTTGCGCCTTTTACCGCCCAGAGGGTCGATTATTCGCTGGCGCGTCTGGCGCATTACACCGCCACCGACCCCGACCATTTCCAGTGTCACGTCCTGTTCACCAACTACCAGTTCTACGTGACCGAGTTCGAGGAATACGCCCGCGCCATGCTTCGCGATCCCGACAGCGGCTATACCGCTTTCGTCTCGACCGGCGACGAGGAAATCACGGATGGAGATGCGCCGCTCAACCCGTCGCCCAAGACACCGCAGATGCCCACCTATCATCTCAAGCGCGCGAACGGCTCCGGCATCACGCTGGTCAATATCGGCGTCGGCCCGTCGAACGCGAAAACCGCGACCGATCATATCGCCGTGCTGCGGCCGCATGCGTGGCTGATGGTCGGCCACTGCGCCGGACTGCGCAACAGCCAGGCCCTGGGCGATTTCGTGCTGGCCCACGCCTATCTGCGCGAGGATCACGTTCTGGACGACGATCTGCCCGTCTGGGTGCCGATCCCGGCCCTTGCCGAAATCCAGATCGCGCTGGAAAACGCCGTGGCGCAGGTGACGCGGCTGGAGGGGTACGAACTGAAGCGCGTGATGCGCACGGGCACTGTCGCCACCATCGACAACCGCAACTGGGAGCTGCGCGACCAGTCCGGTCCGGTCCAGCGGCTCAGCCAGTCGCGGGCCGTCGCACTGGATATGGAAAGTGCGACCATCGCCGCCAACGGCTACCGTTTCCGCGTCCCCTACGGGACGTTGCTGTGCGTGTCGGACAAGCCGCTGCACGGTGAGCTGAAGCTGCCCGGCATGGCCTCGGACTTCTACAAAACACAGGTTTCAAGGCATCTGATGATCGGAATCCGCGCAATGGAACAGCTGCGGGACATGCCTCTTGAGCGCATTCACAGCCGAAAACTGCGCTCTTTCGAGGAAACAGCCTTCCTCTAG
- a CDS encoding HU family DNA-binding protein, protein MATKPMTKTQLVAALAEEMDTDKKSANAALEAVCNLITKEVSGGGAVTLPGVGKIYCRERPERMVRNPATGEQFKKEADKVVKMTIAKALKDSVNG, encoded by the coding sequence ATGGCAACCAAACCAATGACAAAAACCCAGCTCGTCGCCGCTCTGGCCGAGGAAATGGACACAGACAAGAAATCCGCCAACGCAGCGCTGGAAGCAGTTTGCAACCTGATCACCAAAGAAGTCTCTGGCGGCGGCGCCGTGACGCTTCCCGGTGTTGGCAAAATCTACTGCCGCGAGCGCCCCGAGCGTATGGTGCGCAACCCTGCCACCGGCGAGCAGTTCAAGAAAGAAGCGGACAAGGTCGTCAAGATGACCATCGCCAAAGCGCTGAAAGACAGCGTCAACGGCTGA
- a CDS encoding histidine kinase dimerization/phosphoacceptor domain -containing protein, with the protein MRAPKHPQNDQRLETLYGTDILDTEPEKGFDDIVSLAADLCDVPVALVSLVDKERQWFKARHGMDLTETPIAQSVCAHAILHSDLVEIEDTRNDPRTAGNTLLHSDTPLLFYAGVPLMAGDGLAIGTLCVLDYKPRRLTSAQRRGLRTLANQVMKEMDLKQALRNEETLRSEMDHRIKNSLQATSSLVRLYTRAVEDEAAKDALQAVQRRIEAMSALHEQLQSTSTSGTIAIKQYLEKVIGSLRTTTPGRIKLRLECEDTSVPARAATDIGIILSEFIANSIKHGFPGGRTGTVTITLATSDEDKLVLQATDDGIGSDVAPAAPCRISGIGSNIVAAAASNLGGVLTNDLTDGGARLSLVFEKA; encoded by the coding sequence GTGCGCGCACCCAAGCATCCCCAGAACGACCAGCGGCTTGAGACACTCTACGGCACGGATATCCTTGATACCGAGCCGGAAAAGGGGTTTGACGACATCGTTTCGCTTGCCGCGGATCTGTGCGACGTGCCTGTCGCGCTGGTGTCGCTGGTGGACAAGGAACGCCAGTGGTTCAAGGCGCGCCACGGTATGGATCTGACCGAAACGCCGATCGCGCAATCGGTCTGTGCCCACGCGATCCTGCATTCCGATCTGGTCGAGATCGAGGATACCAGAAACGATCCACGCACCGCCGGCAACACCCTGCTGCACAGCGATACGCCGCTGCTGTTTTACGCCGGTGTCCCGCTGATGGCGGGGGACGGTCTGGCGATAGGAACGCTCTGCGTGCTGGATTATAAACCGCGCCGTCTGACGTCGGCACAGCGGCGGGGCCTCCGGACGCTTGCCAATCAGGTCATGAAAGAGATGGATCTGAAACAGGCGCTGCGCAATGAAGAAACCTTGCGCTCTGAAATGGATCACCGGATCAAGAATTCGCTGCAGGCAACGTCATCGCTGGTGCGGCTCTACACCCGTGCGGTCGAGGATGAAGCGGCCAAGGACGCCTTGCAGGCCGTTCAGCGCCGGATCGAAGCGATGTCTGCGCTGCACGAGCAACTTCAAAGCACATCGACCTCCGGCACCATCGCGATCAAGCAGTATCTCGAAAAGGTCATCGGAAGCCTGCGCACGACCACGCCGGGACGGATCAAATTGCGGCTTGAGTGCGAGGATACCTCCGTGCCCGCGCGCGCGGCAACCGACATCGGGATCATCCTCTCCGAATTCATAGCCAATTCGATCAAGCACGGCTTTCCGGGCGGACGCACCGGGACGGTCACGATCACGCTGGCCACATCCGACGAAGACAAGCTTGTCCTGCAAGCCACCGATGACGGGATCGGGTCCGACGTTGCCCCCGCCGCACCCTGCCGGATCAGCGGCATCGGCAGCAATATCGTCGCGGCCGCCGCATCGAACCTTGGCGGTGTGCTGACCAACGACCTGACCGACGGCGGTGCGCGGCTTTCGCTGGTTTTCGAAAAAGCCTGA
- a CDS encoding DMT family transporter produces the protein MDIRAIGLGLAFALMWSSAFTSARMIVADATPLFALAARYLLSGLIGIAIARAFGQTWSLTRAQWRAIVVFGFLQNAVYLGLFFVAMQTVEASFAAIIASTMPLMVGCAAWIFQGERLGVVGIGGLVAGFVGVVLIMGARIGAGADMMGVLLCVIGVLALTIATLTVRGASSGGNLLMVVGLQMLVGFVALAVATLLFETPQVTFTPRLVVAFLYTCLVPGLLATFVWFLLVGRIGATKAATFHFLNPFFGVLIAAVLLGEQLGPRDVLGVVIIAAGILAVQLSRQSPRRV, from the coding sequence ATGGATATTCGGGCAATCGGTTTGGGTCTCGCCTTTGCGCTGATGTGGTCGTCGGCCTTTACCTCTGCGCGGATGATCGTCGCTGATGCCACGCCCCTTTTCGCACTGGCTGCGCGATACCTTCTGTCGGGTCTGATCGGTATCGCGATTGCACGGGCATTCGGACAGACCTGGTCGCTGACGCGCGCGCAGTGGCGCGCGATCGTCGTTTTCGGTTTTCTGCAAAATGCGGTCTATCTGGGTCTCTTCTTTGTCGCCATGCAAACCGTCGAGGCATCTTTCGCCGCCATTATCGCGTCAACCATGCCGCTGATGGTCGGATGCGCCGCGTGGATATTTCAGGGCGAGCGGCTGGGCGTCGTGGGGATCGGTGGCCTCGTGGCGGGGTTTGTCGGCGTTGTCCTGATCATGGGCGCACGGATCGGCGCCGGGGCGGACATGATGGGCGTGCTGCTCTGCGTGATCGGTGTTCTGGCGCTGACGATCGCGACGCTGACGGTGCGCGGAGCCAGCAGCGGCGGGAACCTGTTGATGGTTGTCGGGTTGCAGATGCTGGTCGGCTTCGTGGCCCTTGCCGTCGCGACACTCCTGTTCGAGACACCGCAGGTCACTTTCACCCCACGGCTTGTCGTGGCGTTTCTCTATACCTGCCTTGTGCCGGGTCTGCTTGCGACATTCGTCTGGTTTCTGCTGGTCGGACGCATCGGCGCGACAAAGGCGGCAACCTTCCACTTTCTCAACCCGTTCTTCGGGGTGCTGATCGCGGCGGTGCTCTTGGGCGAACAGCTGGGGCCGCGTGACGTGCTGGGCGTTGTCATCATCGCGGCGGGTATCCTCGCGGTGCAGCTGTCACGGCAGTCGCCGCGCAGGGTCTGA